The Alphaproteobacteria bacterium GM7ARS4 genome includes a region encoding these proteins:
- a CDS encoding NAD(P)/FAD-dependent oxidoreductase, producing the protein MLYDLGVIGTGPGGLAAVAEARRRGLSVLCVDRRGAGGGVCLHEGCIPSKVLLHGTHLYRHACDDLTHWGIGGGSRLTMDVKTLMAKKRAVIAGLARGADSLLKGAHALSVAGHAYVTGRDKEGFCVSVHKKESRDDKGTLYHVRTLLIAIGSMPSRLDVLPSGVMDSTSCLSLDAVPEHLLVIGGGYIGLELGSVWRRLGARVSVVEAQKHILAGMDKDIRQAMHRALTKQGFSWHMGVRVESCHVDKGVYHLTLGHDDKRQETLRASHVLVAVGRMAHETDMGLRAMGVAYDERGFIIVDDGFRTNVDGVCAIGDCIGGKMLAHKASGEGVRAIESLCGVVSDRLQEEHIPAVIYTDPEAASVGLSEDALGDSRCAYKKGVCFFRANGRAHTIGAMGAMDGFVKVLAYDDDRVCGVHIVGTQAGDMIAEATQALRFSASCEDIMTQCQAHPTLSEAFVEAAAAAFRASPHHP; encoded by the coding sequence ATGCTGTATGATCTTGGCGTCATAGGGACGGGCCCCGGAGGTTTGGCGGCGGTGGCGGAGGCGCGCCGTCGGGGCTTGTCTGTTCTCTGTGTGGATAGGCGCGGGGCGGGGGGTGGTGTCTGTCTTCATGAGGGATGTATTCCGTCTAAAGTCTTGCTCCATGGGACTCACCTTTATCGCCATGCATGCGATGATTTGACCCATTGGGGGATAGGCGGAGGCAGTCGCTTAACGATGGACGTCAAGACGCTCATGGCGAAAAAGCGCGCTGTTATCGCTGGTTTGGCGCGTGGCGCTGACTCTCTCTTAAAAGGCGCGCATGCGCTCTCTGTGGCGGGGCATGCCTATGTGACGGGGCGAGATAAGGAGGGATTTTGCGTCTCTGTCCATAAAAAGGAGTCGAGAGACGACAAGGGGACGCTCTACCATGTGAGGACTCTTCTTATTGCCATAGGGAGTATGCCATCCCGTCTCGATGTTCTGCCGTCTGGTGTCATGGACTCCACGTCATGTCTTTCTCTGGACGCTGTACCAGAGCATTTGCTGGTGATAGGGGGCGGGTATATCGGCTTAGAGTTAGGCTCTGTGTGGCGTCGTTTAGGGGCGCGCGTCTCTGTCGTTGAGGCGCAGAAGCATATTTTGGCGGGTATGGATAAAGACATCCGCCAGGCCATGCATCGCGCGTTGACAAAGCAAGGCTTTTCTTGGCATATGGGCGTGCGCGTCGAGTCTTGTCATGTGGATAAGGGAGTCTATCATCTCACGCTAGGGCATGACGATAAGCGCCAAGAGACATTGCGCGCGTCCCATGTGTTGGTGGCTGTGGGGCGTATGGCGCACGAGACTGATATGGGGTTGCGGGCGATGGGTGTTGCCTATGACGAGAGAGGGTTCATCATTGTGGATGATGGGTTTCGCACCAATGTGGATGGCGTTTGCGCCATAGGTGATTGCATAGGGGGAAAGATGTTAGCCCATAAAGCATCTGGCGAAGGCGTGAGGGCTATCGAGTCGCTCTGTGGCGTTGTGTCTGACAGGTTGCAAGAAGAGCATATCCCTGCTGTCATCTATACGGACCCTGAGGCGGCGTCTGTGGGTTTATCGGAAGATGCTCTGGGCGACAGCCGTTGTGCCTATAAGAAGGGTGTCTGTTTTTTTCGCGCCAATGGACGGGCACATACGATAGGGGCGATGGGGGCGATGGATGGCTTTGTCAAAGTCTTGGCGTATGACGATGATAGGGTATGTGGGGTGCATATTGTGGGGACACAGGCGGGGGATATGATTGCTGAGGCGACACAAGCTTTGCGTTTTTCGGCGTCATGCGAGGACATCATGACGCAATGTCAGGCACATCCCACCTTGAGCGAGGCTTTTGTCGAGGCGGCTGCCGCGGCGTTCAGGGCGTCTCCCCATCATCCATGA
- the odhB gene encoding 2-oxoglutarate dehydrogenase complex dihydrolipoyllysine-residue succinyltransferase, with protein sequence MTVRVEVPALGESIADADVLEWQKKEGETLEQDDLLLLLETEKVTLEIYAPSAGVLQKTHVRVGDKVKEGDILAEIDAQGTLRGSGKAKTSQRDVLKTIGRGGGEKPVADTQQDAKAHAPPQSPPPPSPPPSSPPVPHVPVQGVRPPLPSAQRHMAQEGQGASMAHVTGTGRGGQVTKQDVLSARLPSASPASPMADGDDEMERTPLSSLRRLVAMNLKTAQREAALLTTFNEIDMSRVIALRQAYQSMFQERYGIKLGFSSFFVKAVVSALAYNPIIHAWIDGEEKVQPRHAHIGIAVASPQGLIVPVLRYADRMDFAHIERSVADYVARAKTRRLDMASLSGGTFTITNGGVFGSLLSTPIVNPPQSAILGLHAIKERPVVVDGDIVVRPMMYVALTYDHRLIDGREAVTFLAHVKHAIESPDRMLLGV encoded by the coding sequence ATGACAGTGCGCGTAGAAGTGCCAGCATTGGGTGAGTCCATTGCTGATGCCGATGTCTTAGAATGGCAAAAAAAAGAGGGGGAGACGTTAGAACAGGATGACCTCTTGTTATTGCTCGAGACAGAGAAGGTGACTCTAGAGATTTATGCGCCATCGGCGGGTGTCTTACAGAAAACCCACGTGCGTGTAGGCGACAAGGTGAAGGAAGGTGACATTCTTGCCGAGATTGATGCTCAAGGCACGCTCCGTGGCTCTGGCAAGGCAAAGACATCACAGCGGGATGTCCTCAAGACGATAGGGCGTGGCGGTGGGGAGAAGCCCGTTGCCGATACACAGCAAGACGCAAAGGCGCATGCGCCGCCACAATCCCCGCCGCCACCTTCCCCGCCCCCCTCCTCACCTCCTGTCCCACATGTCCCTGTTCAGGGTGTGCGTCCGCCTCTGCCGTCAGCGCAACGCCATATGGCACAAGAGGGTCAAGGCGCGTCTATGGCGCATGTGACGGGGACGGGGCGTGGCGGACAGGTCACGAAACAGGATGTGTTGTCGGCGCGTCTCCCTTCAGCGTCGCCAGCGTCGCCTATGGCGGACGGGGATGACGAGATGGAGCGCACGCCGTTATCGTCTTTGCGGCGTTTGGTGGCGATGAATTTAAAGACAGCGCAACGAGAGGCAGCGCTCTTGACGACATTCAACGAGATCGACATGAGTCGCGTCATCGCCTTGCGCCAAGCCTATCAGTCTATGTTTCAAGAGCGTTATGGCATCAAATTGGGTTTCAGTAGTTTTTTTGTCAAAGCCGTTGTGTCAGCATTGGCGTACAACCCCATCATCCATGCGTGGATAGATGGTGAGGAGAAAGTTCAACCGCGCCATGCCCATATTGGCATTGCTGTAGCGTCGCCTCAGGGGTTGATTGTTCCTGTGTTACGCTATGCCGACCGCATGGATTTTGCCCATATTGAGCGTTCTGTTGCTGACTATGTGGCGCGTGCGAAAACGCGGCGTTTGGACATGGCGTCTTTATCTGGTGGGACATTCACCATCACCAATGGCGGTGTTTTTGGCTCTCTGTTATCGACGCCTATTGTCAATCCTCCCCAGTCCGCCATTTTAGGCTTGCATGCCATTAAGGAGCGTCCCGTTGTGGTGGATGGCGACATCGTTGTGCGTCCTATGATGTATGTAGCGTTGACGTATGACCATCGTTTGATCGATGGGCGCGAGGCTGTCACCTTTCTTGCGCATGTGAAGCATGCCATTGAGTCTCCAGACCGCATGCTTTTAGGCGTATGA
- a CDS encoding 2-oxoglutarate dehydrogenase E1 component, translating into MGKTSGRSMGGTRGASFDASSAGFLEAMGDAYVRDASSVSQEWRDFFESLHGRLSQDKGAQETRQQDGRYDDRMLRASMGAVLFIQAMRGRGHYLADLDPLGRRERRHLDDLDPSHYGLDAHDDKTDVYVGGFLGCHVMTPHRLVSCLRRIYGGHIAVEYAHVDDKEQRLWLRDSMEQGVDFSLSREESLLALKKVNEGELFERFLHRAYTGTKRFSLEGGESLLVALEFLLKSACDVGTKDVVLGMAHRGRLNVLSHIMETPYETMFYHFSVNEQSGEGLEGEGDVKYHMGASADRVFAGKEIHVSLAANPSHLEVINPVVLGKVRAKQWRYHQRDDGALDRSLVLGVLVHGDAAFAGQGIVTETLDLSDLKGYRTGGTVHIIVNNQIGFTTSPVDARSSPYCSDHGKSIAIPIIHVNGDDVVQVVRAMKIASDYRYRFQRDVIVDMYCYRRHGHSEVDEPSFTQPLMYQAIRRHKTVRDIFAEELVSSGVITADDDKALQDTLRRRMQEAQSSPATKKAPRPDWMEGRWKGRSPSKALFNEDGAPLTHKELKGLAATLCSYPRDFHIHPKLKTLLSSRLRAVASGKGIDWATGELLAFASLLKQGTGLRLSGQDSARGTFGQRHAVLIDQKDGRSYMALAHVGARDTPCEILNSPLSEAGVLGFEYGYSLAEPHTLVIWEAQFGDFANGAQVMLDQFITASEQKWLRMSGLVLLLPHGYEGQGPDHSSARLERYLQACAQTNMVVANCTTPANYYHLLRRQMRRPFRRPLVIMAPKSLLRHKACVSSIADFESKDGYKRVLPELSLTTPSSVRHIVLCSGRVYYDVIERRDTQKINDVAVLRVEQLYPFPALDIEGYLRAYPHVPLIWCQEEPENMGAWSYIAPRLRELTWVRQMKDKTGTDNIFYVGRKRSAVTATGMMFRHKRELESLLHQVFHGPFGKQEEQRNRVAPPERVSEHTPAQTLPSPAPSPVSCEAQGDKQGRTRKTNASPMPAKRMMEGVSP; encoded by the coding sequence TCTCCATGGACGTCTCTCACAGGATAAAGGCGCGCAAGAGACAAGGCAACAGGACGGGCGTTATGACGACAGGATGTTGCGGGCGAGCATGGGGGCTGTGTTGTTTATTCAGGCGATGCGTGGGCGGGGGCATTATCTTGCCGATTTAGACCCGTTGGGACGGCGTGAGAGACGCCACCTTGATGATTTAGACCCGTCCCATTACGGGTTAGATGCGCATGATGATAAGACGGATGTCTATGTGGGTGGCTTTTTGGGTTGCCATGTGATGACGCCTCACCGCTTGGTATCCTGTTTGCGCCGCATTTATGGCGGCCATATCGCTGTGGAATATGCTCATGTGGATGACAAGGAACAGCGTCTCTGGCTACGTGACTCTATGGAGCAGGGGGTGGATTTTTCCTTGTCTCGTGAGGAATCGCTGTTAGCGCTCAAGAAGGTCAATGAAGGTGAGTTGTTCGAGCGTTTTCTCCATCGCGCCTATACGGGGACGAAGCGTTTCAGTTTAGAGGGAGGGGAGTCCTTGCTGGTGGCGTTAGAGTTTTTACTCAAATCGGCATGTGATGTTGGGACGAAGGATGTCGTGTTAGGGATGGCGCATCGTGGGCGTTTAAATGTTTTATCCCATATTATGGAGACGCCTTATGAGACGATGTTTTATCATTTTTCCGTGAATGAACAGAGTGGTGAGGGGCTTGAGGGCGAAGGTGATGTCAAATATCACATGGGGGCGTCAGCGGACAGGGTTTTTGCGGGCAAGGAGATTCATGTCTCTTTGGCGGCGAATCCTTCCCATTTAGAAGTCATCAATCCCGTTGTTTTAGGCAAGGTGAGGGCGAAGCAATGGCGTTATCATCAGCGTGATGATGGCGCATTAGACCGCTCTTTGGTGTTAGGGGTGTTGGTGCATGGGGATGCGGCCTTTGCGGGACAGGGCATTGTCACGGAGACGTTGGACCTTTCTGACCTCAAGGGCTATAGGACGGGTGGGACGGTGCATATCATTGTCAATAACCAGATAGGGTTTACGACAAGTCCTGTGGATGCGCGTTCATCGCCTTATTGTTCCGACCATGGCAAATCCATTGCCATTCCCATCATTCATGTGAATGGCGATGATGTGGTGCAAGTGGTGAGGGCGATGAAGATTGCTTCAGACTATCGTTATCGTTTTCAGCGCGATGTCATTGTCGATATGTATTGTTATCGCCGCCATGGCCATAGCGAGGTGGATGAGCCTTCTTTTACGCAACCTCTTATGTATCAGGCTATTCGTCGCCATAAGACGGTTCGAGACATTTTTGCGGAGGAATTGGTGTCATCGGGTGTCATCACGGCTGATGACGATAAGGCGCTTCAGGACACCCTGAGGCGTCGCATGCAGGAAGCGCAATCATCGCCGGCGACGAAGAAAGCGCCTCGTCCCGATTGGATGGAGGGGCGTTGGAAGGGGCGTTCGCCATCGAAGGCGCTCTTTAATGAAGATGGTGCGCCTCTCACCCATAAGGAACTCAAGGGGTTGGCGGCGACGTTATGTTCTTATCCTCGTGATTTTCATATCCACCCAAAGTTGAAGACGTTGTTATCGTCGCGCCTGCGCGCTGTTGCCTCTGGCAAGGGCATCGATTGGGCGACAGGTGAGTTATTGGCGTTTGCGTCTTTATTGAAGCAGGGGACGGGTTTACGTTTGAGCGGTCAGGATAGCGCTCGTGGCACGTTCGGTCAGCGCCATGCTGTGTTGATAGACCAGAAGGATGGGCGTTCTTATATGGCGCTTGCGCATGTGGGCGCTCGTGATACGCCTTGTGAGATTCTCAATTCCCCTTTATCTGAGGCTGGCGTTTTAGGATTCGAATATGGCTATAGTTTGGCAGAGCCGCACACGTTGGTGATATGGGAGGCGCAATTTGGCGATTTTGCTAATGGTGCGCAAGTCATGCTCGACCAATTCATCACGGCATCAGAGCAAAAATGGCTACGTATGTCGGGCTTGGTGCTGTTGCTTCCTCATGGCTATGAAGGACAAGGTCCAGACCACTCGTCGGCGCGTCTCGAACGTTACCTTCAGGCATGCGCTCAGACGAATATGGTTGTTGCCAATTGCACGACTCCCGCAAACTATTACCATCTCTTGCGCCGTCAGATGAGGCGTCCCTTCCGCCGTCCTTTGGTCATCATGGCGCCGAAATCGCTTCTACGGCACAAGGCATGTGTATCGTCCATTGCCGATTTTGAGTCGAAGGACGGGTATAAGCGCGTCTTACCAGAGCTGTCATTGACGACTCCTTCTTCTGTGCGCCATATTGTTTTATGTTCGGGGCGTGTGTACTATGATGTGATAGAGAGGCGCGACACGCAGAAAATCAACGATGTGGCGGTGCTTCGTGTCGAGCAGCTCTATCCCTTTCCCGCCTTAGACATCGAAGGGTATTTACGCGCCTATCCCCATGTGCCTCTCATATGGTGTCAGGAGGAGCCAGAGAATATGGGCGCATGGTCTTACATCGCGCCCCGTCTTCGAGAGCTCACATGGGTGCGACAGATGAAGGACAAAACAGGAACGGACAATATCTTCTATGTGGGAAGAAAGAGGTCAGCCGTGACGGCGACAGGCATGATGTTTCGCCATAAACGCGAATTGGAGAGTCTCTTACATCAGGTGTTTCATGGGCCTTTTGGGAAGCAGGAAGAACAGCGCAACAGAGTCGCCCCACCAGAGCGGGTGTCAGAACACACGCCAGCGCAAACATTGCCTTCACCAGCGCCTTCACCAGTGTCATGTGAGGCGCAAGGCGACAAGCAAGGCAGAACGAGAAAAACGAACGCGTCGCCTATGCCGGCGAAGCGTATGATGGAGGGTGTATCACCATGA